Sequence from the Streptomyces sp. NBC_00440 genome:
TCCTGCTGGCTCAACGTGTCCTCCGTCGGTACTCGGTGACCACAACGATGCCGAGTCTCTCAGCGGCTGGCGGGGGCGGTCCGGGCTTCCGGCCACTTCGTTCCGCTGGGGCCTGTGGGTACGCAACGGGTCAGCGGCGCCCGATCGTGCCGCGGACGAGGACGAGGGAGTCACGCAGAACGCGGCGGCGTTGCAGGCGACGATCAGGGTGAGGAACAGCCAGTAGGTGAAGCCATGGCCGTCGGAAGCGGCGGCGAGGGACCCGTAGGTGAGGCCGACGAGGATGCCGGTGGTGGCGAACCCGGCAGCCCAGCTCAATGCGCTTGCGGCTCAGACCGCGACACCGATTCGCCGAGCTGATGACCACAGCACCGCTCCCGTTCGAACCCGAGCAGGAGTTCGTCACCCCGCCGCTCTACACGCTGAACTTGAGCGCCGCCCAGCGCTGCGTGCTCGACTGGATAGAGCGCCAGGGCGGCCTCTTCGCGTACATCACCATCCCGGTCGAAGACGCCGCGACCGTTATCGCGGGTGCGAAATGGGCGTCAGGCATGTGAGGCAAGTAGCTTCCGCGGCCCGTGCCTGACAGGTATCTCCGGGTCGTTCAGGCAAGTACGGCATGTTCGTGATGTACGTGCCGACCCTCAATCTTGGTTCGACCGAACCGAAGTCGTGTGCCGCTCGTTCTGCTGGCAGCGGGACAAGCGCCTCGACCTCGCAGTGGCTGCTGCCGTGCCCCGCCCCCCCCGCAGACACAGACGCCCGATCGACGATGGAGACCTCATGGCGGATTTCCAGGATGACCCCGTACGTGAGGCGCGCGCCCGGTACGAAGAAGCCGACGAACAGTTCAGGCACGCCCAACAGGAACACCGCCGGGCCCAGGAGGCTCTCGGCGCAGCGGAAAGCGAACACGTACGGACCGTAGAGGCCCTGTTCTCGTATAGCTGCTGCCAGGTGGCGAGTAGCTCTCTGTAATCACCCCTGACCTGCGGCGACACTATGGAGCCAGTCGCCCGATCGTTAGGCCAGGGAGGCACTTTGGGGCCCTTCAGCGCGCTGACCTGCGACTTCCTCGAGTTCGGGATTCGTGAACTCACGTACCGGGCCCTGTTCTCGTGAAGGTGCCGCCCGGGGCATGATGAGTTCGCGCGAACTGAAGGGGCTTTGGGACGAACTCATTGGTCTTCAGCCTTGTCCGGCGGCTCTGGCCCTTGGGTTCACGGGAACCGACGGCCGGTCTTGCTCTGCGGTGTGTCCGGGATCTCCCGGCAGCGGGATGCCTCGGCACAGCGGATGCGGGCGACGATCAGCTCGCTCATCGGGGAGAATCGGCCGCCATGTGGAAGAACAGAGCCATGATGCTCACCCTGCTGATGTCAAATGTCGTGCTGCTGACGCTCCTGGTCGCTACCTACATGACGTCCGAGGGTGATGTTGCGATAGGCAAGGCCGCCCCCCGAGACGCGACTGTCAACCTTCCTGAACTCAAGGATGGGGCAATCCTGGCCGCGAATCAGTGGCCGGACGCGTGCTCGTTCGTGGACCAGGAGGAGATCAAGGCGATCCTCCCTGGCGCCAAGGACATCAAACAGGAGAGCCGTCCGATCAACGCCTTGTCGATCAAGGAATTTGCTGCGGACTCCTCGTGGAAGGAGAGTGACAGGTCCGAGTCCGGCCAGTGCCTCTACAGCATGCGCCTTCCGGGCGAGACCTACGCCGCTACCCTGTTCTGGTTCCGGATCGAGGCCGTGGCCGACCCCAAGTTGATTGTCAGCTACGTCGATCGTGCCGCGCTGGGAATCAATACCAACCAGGGTGCGGGGGGTGCGGATCGCTGTGCCATCACCGGGCTCCAAGAGGGCAGTTGGAACTGTCGCAAAGGCCCGCTGCTGTTCACCGTAGGCGGGCAGACCACCGTGACTTTCAAGGGCACGCCGGCCCCAGCACCTTTCGTCTGGCGGGACGATGTGCTCCCTGAGTTCGTCCGGACCATCGCCGCGAAGATCAAATAGCTTCCCCAGGAGCGGCAGAAACTACGTTCATCTGCGCGGGCCCGGAGTCGCCGAGCACAAGACCAGTCACCTCTGTGCGGCGATTGGTCGGCCCACGGACGAGGTCGACGGCTGCCGGTCCCGCCCGGCCATCGCCCCGCGCAGGAAGCGTCATCGCCGCCGGGCCGGGTCGCGGGCGGCCTGCCGGCGCCTGATGCTTGCGAGGGCCTCTTGCGACTGCCAGTGCCGCCGGCCCGAGCCTCCTCGCCTTCGCTCAGACCGCAGGCCGGTCGGGCGACATGAGAAAGCTTCAAGAATCCAGAAGTTCCGTCACCGGACGGAAGAGCGCCCAACGGAGGAAGAAGCCCCTGGCCACAGGGGCAAGCTCTCAGCAGACCTCAGAGGAACGTGCGGGATGTCGCACAAGAAGCGGTGAATGAGACCAAGGCCGCGATCGCCGTCCTCCAAGCACAGAAGGCACAGGCCGAAGACGCCACTGACAGCGCTGCTCGACACGTGGCAGTCATCGGACGCATTCGCTTGGCGCTGCCCGCGCTGCACAAACTGTGGGAGCGGTATCCCGATCTGCCGCCGGCGGAGAAGTTCGCCTCAGCCGGCATGACCCTGACCGATGTCGGTCTGCTTGACGGCGACCTGGAGATTCTGGCCTCCGTCCCCCGCAGTACGACATGAGCTCGCGTTCATCTATCGACCGTTGAGGAGCGGCAGGTCCCTGCCGTCGCCTCGGTGGACCGCCTCACCGCAGAGGCTGGCCGGGCCGTCCTCGCGGAGAACTACGCGGCCTACGTCGCCGAGTACGGCGAGGACGCGTAGGGGTACTGCTCGCCGAACAGGCGTCCAGGAAGTGGTTCAGTCGAACCACTTCCTGGACGCTACCTGCCTAACTTGCCTGACGGTGAGTCGTGCCACCTGACCTGCGTGAAGTGCCTGCGAACCCTAGATAACCACGGGGGGGGGTGTGTACGCGGTTCCCCTGTCCGCCCGCATCTGGTGGCACCCCTTCTGGAACACCCAAACACCCAACCGCCCGCCAGGCAGGCAGACCGGACCGAGCTGCGCCCGTCAGGCCCGCGGTGACCGTCGCGCAGCGAGGGCGGCATGAGTGCCGGCGCCCCGACCGATCGGCAGGTCCAGATTCTGCGGGGTGATCAGAAACTGGATCGCGGATCACGGCGAAGGGCCCTCGATCCGCCAGATCGGAGAACGGGTCGGCCTGTCCAGCAGCAGCTCGGTCGCCTGGAGGACCGTGACCTGATCAGCCGCACCGGGCGCCGTTGGCGCTCCTGTCAGCTCGGCACCTGACGGGCGCCCTCCCACCCTGGTTACGGGGTGTCGTACACCTGCAGCATCGGGATCTCGCGGATTGTGTGCTGGGCACTCGGTGGCCGCAGCGTCTGGGTGCTGATGATCTGTGTGCCGCTGGCGTGGGCGGCTTCGGCCAGCTCTGTGAGCGCCTGGTGCACCACGCTAGCGGCGATGCCTTGTTGGTAGGGGTTGTCGAGTAGGAGCAGGCCGGGGAAGGCACATTCCTCGTCAAGGTCCGCTTCGAGGAAGAGGGTGGCGTAGCTGTAGGCCAGGAAGAAGAGAACCTTTGCCTCTGCGCCCAGCCCTTGATCCCATGGCTTTGAGCCGACATAGAAGGTGAGGTCGGTGTCCCTGATGGAGACTTGTCCGGCCACCCATAGCGTGTCCCTGTAGCGGGCGAGAAAGCCGTTCATGCGATCGGCGAAGATGGAGCAGCGATCCATGGGACTCAGCCCGGACGCCGTTGAGTTTGCCTGTTCCTTCTCGATCCGTTCAACCAGCTGCTGCGCGGAAAGCACGCTGCGATGCGCATCGGTACGCCGTTGGAAGATCTCTTCCATCGCGGGGAAGGCCGTCAGCTTGTGTTCCAGCTGCGCGATCTGCGCGGCGAGACCTTCCAGCGTGGCCATGAAGGGGGCGAGTTCCGCCGCGCGACGCTGGTTGAGTTCTTGGGCTAGTTGAGCTTGCTGCACGTGCAAGTGCTGCTGATGGGTTCGCGCGGAATCCAGGTCGTCCTGGGAGCGCGCGATGACGTCATCTAGATCGGCCAGCTCTGACTTCAGGGACCTGATCTCCACCTGTGCTCTGCGTTGACGCTTGTCGTCGTCCACGGGCTGGAAGCAGAGGTAGCAGGCATCCTCGTCGTGGTCGCGGTGCGGGTCGACGTTCTGCTCGCACGCTGGGCACAGCCGGACCGGGAGAGTGTCGAACACCTCGATGGAGGTCGCCAGGCGCTCCATGCGGCTTACCTCCGCGGTGACCGTTCGAGCTGAGCGCTGGTGCTCTTCAAGGAGATGCCCAAGATTGGCCATCTCCTCGGTTGCTTGACGGAGGCGGGTGGTGACGTTGCTGTACGTGTCCGTCAGAGAGGGGTCGTACCCGGCAGGGGAGCCGGCCACAGGGGTCCCGGCGGTGAGGCCCTGAATCTCGTCCGTCAGGAGTCGGCGGCGCTCGTACACGGCATCGAGTTCGCGGCGGAGTTCTCTCCGGGCGCCGGCAACCTCTTCGGTGGAGCGGACGAGGGGGAGGCCCAGGTTCTGGGATATCGCTGTGACGGCCTGGAGCGTGCTTTCGCGGACCTCTCGGTCGACGGCCTCGGCTTCGTTCAGGCGCCGCTTTGCCCGGGCGAGATCGAAGTCCCTGTTCGCTTGAGCAGTCCGTGACCGGGCGAAGCCCAAGAGCTGACTAACGACGGCTCGCCGCATGAACTCCTGCTCCTTGTCGGCGAAGCTGGTCCAGGAGTCCTCGTTCCGATAGAAGTGCCGCAGGGGGTTGCGGAAAGACAGAGGGGTCTGCTCGGTGGCTGAGGTCGGGTGGAGGCCCTTGGGGATGAGCAGGTTGGGCCAGCCCAGTTCGTTCAGGATCCAGTCTGAGAAGTCGGCGGCTGCGATCTCGCCGCCGTTGATGCCGATCTTGCCCATTCGCCCATGAGTGAAGTACCTCGTGAGTTTGTACGGCCGACCATCGACCCGACGATCCGTACTGACCTCGACGTGCTCACTCGCGACGGCGCCCTTGAGGGCATCGGCGGGGCTTCCCCGGTCGCCCAGGCAGTAATCGATCACTTTGAGGGTCGTGGTCTTCGAGCTGTTCCGGACACCGGTGAGGATGTTGAGTTTGCCCGACTCGAAGACGTACTCGTCCAGCTCGCCGCTGTGATGGACCAAGGAGACCTTCTCGATCCGCAGGCCGCGCTCGGATGTACGGGGCTCACTCATGGTCGGATCTCCTGATGGAACGTCGCGTTGCCGACCTCGTCCGGGAACAGGTCGTAGATGAGTTCTTTCAGATCGGTGCCCGACATCGTCGCCAAGTTGCCCTGCATGGCTTCACAGCGGCCCACCAAGGGCTCGAATTCATCCATTGCCGCGAAGCGTGCTGCTGCGGCCTTGCCGGCCGCAGTGAGCTTCACGCGCTCGGGGGTGTAGGACACGGTGATGGAGACCAGACCGCGCGCGGAGAGGAAGGAAAGGAACTGGCGGTACCGGTGGTCCCAAGGACCGTATCGGTAGCGCACCATCGGCGCCTCGATCTCGGCAGCGTCCGAGGCGACGTACCTGCCTTGCCGGTCATTCATCCCTGGCAAGGCGGCGTGGGCTCGCTCAAGGAACCCCGGGTAGCGCAGAAAGAAGTCCAGCTTCGCGAACTTCGTCCGCCCCGCGATGTACGGACCAGGGCTCTCTCCGCACAGGTGGATGAGGAGCAGCAGCCGGGAGGCGTGGAAGTCGACCGAGTCATCGGGATCCCAGGCCCTGTGAGCGGGCGGCACGGCCTGCCTGCCGATCTTATGAGGCATCTTCGTACCTGTTCTGGCAGCGCGCAGTGATGTCACTCAGTACCGCCACGGCCTGGCTGAAGTCCACTTCTCCGGACTGCACCTCCGGGAGCTGGACGACCGCCTCCAGGATGGCCGCGTATGCCAGGGGACCAGTAGCGATGGAGCCGCCACGCCTTCGAGCCGAGGTCAGCTGACAGATGGCGTAGACCTTGTCTGCGAAGGCAGCAAGGCGTTGACGGCCAAGCCCTACGGTGCTGCGCTGGGCCTGGCGGAAGGCGAGCATCGACTCATGCTGGCGCTCAGCCTCGGCCTCAAGTACGCCAGCAGGACGAAGCTTCTGTTGGAGGGTCATCAGGCGCTCGGTGGAGCCGTCACTGCGCAAGCCGGTGACCTTGCGGATACAGCCGTCCAGGATGGCTCGGAAGTCCTCAGCGGAGTGGCTTCGTGGGCGTAGCTCGGCTGCGCTTCGCGCGATGTACTGGGCCAGCCCGCTCAGCACCTCGTCGACCTCAGTCACCAAGGGCTCCTGCCCGAGGTAGTCCTTGATCAACGGGACCAAGCGCCGGTGAGCCTCGCTCTCGACGTGCTCCGTGGTGCGGGCTGTGATGAGGACATCCAGGCGATCGACGCACCATCCGACGTCCCGGCCGTCTCGCAAGCTCAGCCCCGCGAGCTTCCCGACCACCTTGGTGTGGGTCTCGCTGCTCACCGGCTCACGCTTGTCACCGCGCTCGCAGGCGAAGGGGTATAGGTCCGCGAAGGGTGTCTCGTTCACGATGAGGGTGAACCGCGTGCCCTCGGGTAGCGGTTTTCCCATGAACAGCTTGCCGAGGTAGCTCGACTCCGCTGTTCTGTTCGCTTCCTTCTTGGACATGTCGGGACGGCAGACGTCGGCGATGCTGTGGCGCTTTCCCGGACCTTCTACCGTCTTCACCTGACGGTAGAAAGGCACGTCTCCGCGAAGGCAGAGGATGTCCTCCAAATCCTCCCAGGAGACTTCCGTCCAGTGGCCATCCAGCATGTCGAGACAGTCCAGAAGGGTGACCGCGTCCTGGTAGAGGAAGCCGCGCCGACTCCGGCGCCCCCCATCAGCAGGTGCAAGCGTCACCGGCGCTCCTGCTGCGTCGCCGACCGGCCATAACCGCAGAAGCGATGCAAGTTCCTATTCGCACGGTGCCCCCCACTACGTATGGAGAGTGCAGTAGATCACCCAGCGAATACGGATCGCAACGATCCGTTCGGGTAGATCCGTACGGTGCGAAGTGCCCAGCGCGGCGCACCATCACACATATCCGACAACTGCGCTTGGTCTCGCAGGCCGCCAAGGCTGCGCCGTGCCCGGAGCCACGAGACTCTTGGGTCACGACGTTCCGGAGCCTCCACTTCGCTGATCTCCCAACTCAACGACGGGCGACGTGGCGTGTCACGCCCAGTCCACGCCCAGCGCCGTGAGGGCGGAGAGCTGATCGGCGGTGAGCTTGTCGCGCCTCGATTTGGTGTTCGATACCCATACGCCCAGCTTCACGGTCACCGGCACCGTCTCGCCGTCCACCGTGATCGGCTCACCGTGCCGCCGCGGCACTGGCCGGTCCGCGCCTTCCCGCTCCACCCACTGCGTCAGGGCAGCCAGGCCTCGTTGGAGCGCCTGCTCCGCTTTGCCCGGGCCCCCTTCGCCGCACCGACCGCCGTCGGGGCGGGAGACGGGGCCACAGGGGCGTTGATGCCCAGCGCGGACAGCCGCTCTCGCTGCTGTGACGGAGTAGTGATCTTCAGGGGGTTGGGCTGTTCTGGTCTGGTGTTCCGTCTTTTGGGGTGGGATTCGGGACGGCTGAAGCGGTTGGGTTCGGGCGTGATGGGCCGGGGCTGGTGAGTGTGTTCGGTTTGGTTGTTCGGGCTCTTGGCCTGTGGTCCGGTAGTTGTGTGGGATTGATCTTGGTTTTCTTGTAGGTGTGGTGGCACGCCCGTAGGTGGCCGTACCAATGCGCCGGGGTGGATGGGGACTTGTGCTGGTCAGTGGCGTGTGTGGGTGAGGAAGGCCCGGAGGGGATCGTTCGCGTTGCTGGCCAGGCGGGGCAGTCCGAGTCGGTGGGCGATGAGGTTGAGGGCCTTGCCGGTGTCGCGGTGTGGCCGGTTCGGGAGGGCGGCGAGTGCGCGGGCGAGGGTGACGGTTTCCGGGTAGGTCACCAGGTCGCGGGTCAGCAGGGCGGGGGAGGCGTTGCCTGTGGTGGTCAGGTGGGGGTTGGCCTTGCAGAGCCGGGTCAGGCGGGTGTGCCAGCGGTGGGTGAGGTGTTGCTGGTGGTCGTACCAGCGGGTGGTGATGGCGCGTGCTGCGGTCCAGGCGGTGGCAGCTCGGGGGTGTCGTAGCAGGCGCTGGTGGGGGCGCGATGTGCGGCGGCGAGTTCGGGCACGCCCTGGATACGGACGCTGGTGGCGAGTCGTGGGTCGGGGGCGGCTTGGTGGTGGCGTGGGCACACCAGCCGGTGCGGCGGCCGATGAACCCAGGCGGTGTCGGTGGTGCCGTGGCTGCGGTGGCGGGTGCACAGGGCGCAGGCGCGGACGGGCTGCTGCTCGGCATCGAGCCGCTTCCAGCGCGCGGCGGCAGCGATGTGGTGGGCGTCGTCGGTGGGTACGAGGCGGGGCAGGGCGCGCGTCAGGTGGGGGAGTGGCGTGCGGGTCAGGACGGCGAGGTGCTGGGTCGCGGTGTGGTTGAGGTGGAGTTCGGCTGCGGGTGGCGTGCCGTGGCGATGGAGGGTGATGTTGGCGCCGTCGAGGAGCTGGGGCAAGGTCAGCTGGTAGGTGTCGGCGAGGCGTTGGGTGTAGGAGGCGGTTGCTTCGCCGGGCAGTGGCCGTACACGGGAGACGCCCGGTGCGGCTGACGGGATCCGCAGCCATGTCCCTGCGGCGACGATGCGCTGTGCAGCAGCGGCCCCTGCCGCGGCGCGGGTTGTGACGTCTGTCCGGCTCACGACGTGCTGGTGTTCCGGCTTCGCGGCCGGGTGCGGGGTTGGTGGTGCTGTTCGGCGAGGTGGTCGAGGCGGATGGCGTCGAGGGTGGTTTTGGTGATGCGTTCGGTGCCGTCGATGAGGGCGGTGATGGCTGCTTGGCGGATGAGGCGGGCGAGGCTGCCGATGCGGCCGGCGGTGCGCTCGTGCAGGTACGGGGCCAGCCGGGGGAGGGTTCCGGGCCGGTGATGGCGCAGATCCAGTGCGGTTTCCATGGCGGTGATGAGGTCGCGGAAGGGTTCTTCGTCGCCGAGGCGGGCGGGGAAGGGGTCGCAGTCGATGAGGGAGGCGCGTCCGGCGAGCTGGGCGCCGCGTACGCCGGTGAACAGGGGCGTGGTGGTGACGTCGATGCCGGCATAGACGAAGGTGGCGCCGATGCGTTCAGTGAGATCTTTGATCAGGTCGGCGCTCTGGGCGCCGGTGGTGGTGCGGGGGTTGAGCCGGTGGATCTCGTCGATCATCACCAGCTGGACTTTGGCGGCGGTGTAGGTGTGGCAGACAGCGTTCGTGATCTGGGTCTGGGACATGCCTGTGGTGACGGGGATGCCGAGGTAGCGGGCGAATTCGATGGCGAGGGTCTTGGCGCTGGCGGCGGGCGGGACCAGGACGTAGGCGACGGGGGCTTGTCCGGCTGCTGCCGTGGCGCCGTGGCGGCGGATGTGGGCGAGGTGGCAGGCGCGGCCGACCTGGAGCAGGGCGGTGGTTTTCCCGGCGCCGGCGGGACCGGTGACGATGAGGGAGGGCCGGGCAGTGACGGTCTGGTGGCGGCCGAGGATCATCAGGGTGCGCACGTTCTTGGCGAGGGCGTCGATGGCGGGGGTGCGCACGGTGACGAACCGCGAGTGGTAGGCCAGGCGTTCCTCGAGGCTGCGGTGCGGTGTGCCGGGTGGGGGAGGAGCTGCCACGGGTGTGGTGGCGAAGGCCTGGAAGCCGTCCCAGGTGGTCACCGCCTGTGGCTGCGGATCAGGGGCGCCGCCGGCACTTGCCGCGGTGCCGGGATTCCGGTGCGCTGTCGACGGGCATGGGCCGGCCGGTGCACCGCTCGTGCTCGACGAGGCGTTCACCACTGCTCGGCTTCCGCTTCGGCGTCCCACAGCCCGTACCCGCCTGCCTCGGGCGGCAGCACGCTCGCGCCCTCCGGCTCGCTAACGTCGGTCTCGTCGGCCGCGGTATCGACACTGATGAGGTCGTCCAGGCTCTCGCTCCAGTCCGGTGCCGGGGCCGGTGCGGTCTCTGCGTCGAGTGGGCGCCGTTGGCCTGGAAGATCGGGCAACTGTGCTGCCGTACCGGCGCGGGAGGCTCTCCGACGGCGGGTTTTCTGCTCGGTCTCGGCGGGGTGGCGGGTGCGGCGCAGGAGCTGGTCGAGGGCGTCGGCGAGGTCGGCCTCATGCTGCTCCCGGTCCCCGCGTTGTTCGACCTCGGCCTGGACGTGGCGCCAGATGGCGTCGTTGAAGGGCTGGTGGACGTGGTCGCGGTGGATCCAGGGGATTTCGTGGAGGTGTCCGTCGGTGAGGCGGACGAAGATCTGGCGGGCGTCGTGGGGGTTGTGGTGGACCTCCCACTTGCCGTCCTTGCTGGTGATGGGGGAGCGCTCGCTGCGGTGGGGGTCGAGGATGTCGTGGTTGTAGGTGCGGTAGTCGAGGCGGATGCCGCGTTCGGTGATGGGCTGCCAGCGCACGGGCAGCAGTTCGAGGTAGTCGGCCCCGGTCAGCGGCACAGGCACGTAGCCGCTGATGGTGATCAGTGCGGCCCACATTTGGTTCGGGGTGAGGGCGGTTTTGGGCAGGACGGGGTGGCGCAGTCCGTCGTGGGGACGGTTCTGCCAGCCGCAGGTGATCCACTCGTCGAGGAAGTCCTGCAGCTGCCCAATCGTCCAGCGGGCCTCGGCCGCGGTCTTGGAGCCGCGGCGCTGGGGGTTGGATCCGGTGTGGCCGGCGACGTGCTGGCAGAACAGGTCGTTGATCGAGCCGAAGGTCCGCTCCACCACGGCCTTGGCCTGCGGCCGTCTCGGTGGAGCGGGCTGCACGTTTACCCCGAGCGTCTCGCAGGCGGCGACGAAGCCCTGCGAGAGGTAGATCTTGCCGCGGTCGACGACAATCGTCTCGGGCACGATCACCGGCCGCGCGGCCGCGCCCTCCAGGCGCTTGTCCAGCGACAGCATCCGCTCAAAGGGCACTTCGGCCCGCGACAGGTGAAGCGAGGTGGGCCAGGTCGGCCGAGCAGGGTGGGGAACAGCCATTTCCGCCAGGAGGAGGGCGGCGTCGACGGCTTTGGTGCTGTGCGGGCGCAGGATGGCGGCCAGGATGGAGCGGGTGGCGACGTCGACGGCGATCGTCAGCTCCGGCCGGCCCAGGCTGCCGCCCTCGAGGACGGCCATGATGTCCAGACGGGTGGTGTCGATCTGCACCTGCTCCCCGGGCCGCAGCACCACCGGCGCTGCCGACGAGGCGCGGGCGGGTGCGGTGGCGGTACGCGCGGGCCGACCCGGACGATCGGCCGGGTCGGCCAGCACACTCACCAGCCGGTAGAACGACGACCGCGACGGCATCTCCACCACCCCGCGCCCGTGCGTATCCTCCAGGATCTGCCCGACCAGTACCTGCAGTCCCTTCACCGTTCCCTTCGACCGGCCCCGCTGGCGCCGCAGCGCCTCCAGCACAGCAGCCACGACCCGCTCGTCGGCATACCCCGTCGGATGACGCCCACGGGCCGGCACCGCACGCTTGTCGACCAGCCCCCACAAACCCTGCTTGCGGTAGGCGTGCCGCATCCGCTGCACCGTCGTAGGCGTCACCCGGGCGAAGCCGAGCGCTGCCAGTTCCTTCGCCTTGGCCGCGTCCCGCTGCGCCAGCGTCCACCGCTCGGGGTCGTACTCCGGCCGCATCGTCTGGGCGTCACGGCTGCCCGGGGCATGCGGCAGCCCGGTCTCCACTTCCCGGATATGGGGCAGCCAGGCCAGCGCCCGCTGCTGGGCCGCCACCGGAACGGTCTCGAACAGTCCCCACTGCGGCACCGCGTCCGGCGCCCGCGCGCCCACTACTTCGAAGCCCGGGTCGGCGAACAACCGCCCCAGCAGCAGGCTCGTTTCGGTGCCGTCCTCCTGCAGCAGGTAGACCTGCTGGCCCTGCAAGGCGGCGACCTGCCAGGTCTGTCCCCGGTAGGCGACGTGCGCGCCGACCTCCACCACCGGCCGCGGGCTCCTACCGAGTGTGCTGCCCACTGCGCTCGCCCCTTCCTTGGCTGCCGCCGGCGCCCAGCTGCTTTTCGACGCCCCCACCAATGCGTTCTGCGTCAGAGCAGACCAGCGCCTCCTCGTGCAGCGGCTCATCAAGAGGCGTCGTCAGATGCCCGCACCACAGCGCGTGATAGACAGCCGGCAGCACTTGCAGCGGATCGCCTACTGCGGCTGCGCCGCCGGCCAGCGGCCGGGGCCCGGCGAACGCTTCGGCCAGCGTGGCCCGCAGCCCGGGCGGGCCCTGATTACGTGGGTGGCGGTAGCCGGCCAGCCACCGCAAGTTCGCCGCCACCACCGCTGGAGGTGGCTCAAGGCGCCGGTAAGCCCAGCCCACGCGGGCACACGCCGCCTC
This genomic interval carries:
- a CDS encoding dsDNA nuclease domain-containing protein; this encodes MTLAPADGGRRSRRGFLYQDAVTLLDCLDMLDGHWTEVSWEDLEDILCLRGDVPFYRQVKTVEGPGKRHSIADVCRPDMSKKEANRTAESSYLGKLFMGKPLPEGTRFTLIVNETPFADLYPFACERGDKREPVSSETHTKVVGKLAGLSLRDGRDVGWCVDRLDVLITARTTEHVESEAHRRLVPLIKDYLGQEPLVTEVDEVLSGLAQYIARSAAELRPRSHSAEDFRAILDGCIRKVTGLRSDGSTERLMTLQQKLRPAGVLEAEAERQHESMLAFRQAQRSTVGLGRQRLAAFADKVYAICQLTSARRRGGSIATGPLAYAAILEAVVQLPEVQSGEVDFSQAVAVLSDITARCQNRYEDAS
- a CDS encoding helicase associated domain-containing protein, with product MEREGADRPVPRRHGEPITVDGETVPVTVKLGVWVSNTKSRRDKLTADQLSALTALGVDWA
- a CDS encoding TniQ family protein, with translation MSRTDVTTRAAAGAAAAQRIVAAGTWLRIPSAAPGVSRVRPLPGEATASYTQRLADTYQLTLPQLLDGANITLHRHGTPPAAELHLNHTATQHLAVLTRTPLPHLTRALPRLVPTDDAHHIAAAARWKRLDAEQQPVRACALCTRHRSHGTTDTAWVHRPPHRLVCPRHHQAAPDPRLATSVRIQGVPELAAAHRAPTSACYDTPELPPPGPQHAPSPPAGTTTSNTSPTAGTPA
- a CDS encoding ATP-binding protein; translated protein: MTTWDGFQAFATTPVAAPPPPGTPHRSLEERLAYHSRFVTVRTPAIDALAKNVRTLMILGRHQTVTARPSLIVTGPAGAGKTTALLQVGRACHLAHIRRHGATAAAGQAPVAYVLVPPAASAKTLAIEFARYLGIPVTTGMSQTQITNAVCHTYTAAKVQLVMIDEIHRLNPRTTTGAQSADLIKDLTERIGATFVYAGIDVTTTPLFTGVRGAQLAGRASLIDCDPFPARLGDEEPFRDLITAMETALDLRHHRPGTLPRLAPYLHERTAGRIGSLARLIRQAAITALIDGTERITKTTLDAIRLDHLAEQHHQPRTRPRSRNTSTS
- a CDS encoding transposase is translated as MVEVGAHVAYRGQTWQVAALQGQQVYLLQEDGTETSLLLGRLFADPGFEVVGARAPDAVPQWGLFETVPVAAQQRALAWLPHIREVETGLPHAPGSRDAQTMRPEYDPERWTLAQRDAAKAKELAALGFARVTPTTVQRMRHAYRKQGLWGLVDKRAVPARGRHPTGYADERVVAAVLEALRRQRGRSKGTVKGLQVLVGQILEDTHGRGVVEMPSRSSFYRLVSVLADPADRPGRPARTATAPARASSAAPVVLRPGEQVQIDTTRLDIMAVLEGGSLGRPELTIAVDVATRSILAAILRPHSTKAVDAALLLAEMAVPHPARPTWPTSLHLSRAEVPFERMLSLDKRLEGAAARPVIVPETIVVDRGKIYLSQGFVAACETLGVNVQPAPPRRPQAKAVVERTFGSINDLFCQHVAGHTGSNPQRRGSKTAAEARWTIGQLQDFLDEWITCGWQNRPHDGLRHPVLPKTALTPNQMWAALITISGYVPVPLTGADYLELLPVRWQPITERGIRLDYRTYNHDILDPHRSERSPITSKDGKWEVHHNPHDARQIFVRLTDGHLHEIPWIHRDHVHQPFNDAIWRHVQAEVEQRGDREQHEADLADALDQLLRRTRHPAETEQKTRRRRASRAGTAAQLPDLPGQRRPLDAETAPAPAPDWSESLDDLISVDTAADETDVSEPEGASVLPPEAGGYGLWDAEAEAEQW